Proteins encoded within one genomic window of Ovis aries strain OAR_USU_Benz2616 breed Rambouillet chromosome 1, ARS-UI_Ramb_v3.0, whole genome shotgun sequence:
- the CCDC17 gene encoding LOW QUALITY PROTEIN: coiled-coil domain-containing protein 17 (The sequence of the model RefSeq protein was modified relative to this genomic sequence to represent the inferred CDS: substituted 1 base at 1 genomic stop codon), translating to MASHSREPRLLPCGSCDMVFRSWALLATHTQRFCIGRQTREGAVGAQPPVATEPRVPGVVPQEHHGLRDQEASKSALKRLTEEVQRLRLYLQEMRPWVTEIPRGPQGSWRRSEATAQSAHSKAAGSLGERLLALHWTHARRVAETAAQSWALEQRGEELSRRLQGLARTGNGKSLIFSLERELRELRAETGRTRGALEKLGAHVQQLQANPVTRLNTVREAELCGPVLQATPGTLPAEIGALREAYIRGGGRDPGVLGWMWQLQAEASALELRRSRTRRGRTGAAFKELLAVEAENRRLEAEILALQMQRGAGQMPWGRGEPRLGANPSPGLRREDPPSLPPPVAPPLPPSTGVLFLGGAEKASQLPGAMTRNLARDPHYLLPATDILGPAPYNPGAGFVIFYDFLRGLEASWVWVQLMTGLARDGQESGGTTALPPALCLPPPPAPGPTGNCAILASKQLVPRLLPSPSVALVCELRAWQGLAWVKAPQPKAWASLVLFDQNQRLLSGRWRLPLRALPLDPSLSPGQLNGIPQVNQAELFVRLVNARDADVQTLAEINPADAQEYQYPPLVPNSSSPEASPLAPKTAFVDPPPPEDAXTSRLRHREEGPLPTALTHPHWL from the exons ATGGCCTCCCACTCCAGGGAGCCAAGGCTCCTGCCCTGTGGGTCCTGTGACATGGTTTTCCGCTCCTGGGCCCTGCTGGCCACCCACACTCAGCGCTTCTGCATTGGCCGTCAGACCCGGGAGGGGGCAGTTGGAGCACAGCCCCCAGTGGCCACTGAACCACGGGTACCCGGG GTTGTGCCACAAGAACACCACGGCCTCCGGGACCAGGAGGCCAGCAAATCAGCTCTGAAGAGGCTAACAGAGGAG GTGCAGCGGCTGCGGCTCTATCTGCAGGAAATGAGACCCTGGGTAACAGAAATCCCCAGGGGGCCACAGGGGTCCTGGAGGCGTTCAGAGGCGACGGCTCAGAGCGCCCACTCCAAGGCTGCTGGCAGCCTGGGCGAGCGGCTGCTGGCGCTGCACTGGACTCACGCAAGGCGCGTGGCAGAGACCGCGGCACAGAGCTGGGCCCTAGAGCAACGCGGCGAGG AACTGAGCCGGCGCCTCCAAGGTTTGGCCCGGACCGGGAACGGGAAATCACTCATATTCAGCCTGGAGCGAGAGCTTCGAGAACTCCGGGCAGAGACAGGGCGAACGCGGGGGGCTCTGGAGAAGTTAGGGGCGCACGTTCAGCAGCTCCAGGCCAACCCGGT CACCCGGCTGAACACCGTGAGAGAAGCAGAACTCTGTGGTCCGGTGCTACAGGCCACCCCAGGGACTCTGCCTGCGGAGATTGG GGCCCTGCGTGAGGCCTACATTCGAGGCGGAGGCCGGGACCCTGGCGTTCTGGGCTGGATGTGGCAGCTGCAAGCGGAGGCATCAGCTCTGGAGCTTCGGCGGTCGCGGACCCGCAGGG GACGAACAGGTGCTGCATTCAAGGAGCTTCTAGCAGTGGAGGCTGAAAACCGGCGCCTGGAGGCAGAAATCCTGGCTTTGCAGATGCAGAGGGGCGCAGGCCAGATGCCCTGGG GGCGCGGGGAGCCGAGACTTGGGGCCAATCCGAGCCCAGGCCTGAGGAGGGAAGATCCCCCAAGCCTCCCGCCTCCCGTGGCTCCCCCGCTGCCACCCTCCACCGGAGTCCTGTTCTTGGGTGGCGCTGAGAAGGCT TCGCAGCTTCCTGGAGCCATGACCAGGAACCTGGCCAGGGACCCGCACTACCTCCTGCCTGCAACTGACATCCTGGGCCCTGCACCCTACAACCCTGG GGCTGGCTTTGTCATTTTCTATGACTTCCTGCGGGGCCTTGAGGCTTCTTGGGTTTGGGTGCAACTAATGACTGGTTTGGCCCGAGATGGACAGGAATCAGGAGGGACCACAGCGCTACCCCCAGCCCTTtgcctgcccccacctccagctcctgGGCCCACCGGCAACTGTGCCATCCTTGCCAGCAAGCAGCTTGTACCCAG GCTACTACCCTCACCATCAGTAGCCTTGGTCTGTGAACTCCGGGCCTGGCAGGGGCTAGCATGGGTTAAGGCACCACAGCCAAAGGCCTGGGCCTCACTAGTGCTATTTGACCAGAATCAGAGATTGCTAAGTGGTCGTTGGCGTCTCCCACTTCGGGCGCTCCCCCTGGACCCCAGCCTTAGCCCTGGGCAGCTGAACGGGATTCCCCAG GTTAATCAGGCTGAGCTCTTTGTGCGACTGGtgaatgcaagagatgcagatgtcCAGACCCTGGCAGAGATCAATCCAGCAGATGCCCAGGAGTACCAGTACCCACCTCTG GTACCCAACTCATCTTCACCAGAAGCCAGCCCCCTTGCCCCAAAAACTGCCTTTGTTGACCCCCCTCCTCCCGAAGATGCCTGAACCAGCAGACTCAGGCACAGAGAAGAGGGTCCCCTCCCCACAGCTTTGACCCACCCCCACTGGCTCTGA
- the NASP gene encoding nuclear autoantigenic sperm protein isoform X2, whose protein sequence is MAAESTATAAITAELVSADKIEEDAPAPSTSADKVESLDVDSEAKKLLGLGQKHLVMGDIPAAVNAFQEAASLLGKKYGETANECGEAFFFYGKSLLELARMENGVLGNALEGVHVEEEEGEKTEEESLVENNDNIDEEAREELREQVYDAMGEKEAPKTEDKSLVKPEMDKEQETEMEKGAREDMDIGEPAEELQEKVKSAPDQLTETTEEGKGAAAPEGLSEAEVISKKPDQEIPGAEEGKSVSETDVQEECRERGGQGEVIVSIEEKPKEALKEQPVVTLEKQGTPVEIEAVKPVDMGGDEPKEQVAASESEPGKAILEQLVGQELPSAEESPEVTTQAADASAAEAGSEVSEKPGGQDTVLPQDGAVNGLSAAGDHASTKLQTTAEGLIGTKDGSGLEKVRAELVPSQETKLAVEESEAAGDGVETEVPQGATEHSPEDKVKIAANEEAQDKEEQMKEGEETEGSEEEDKENDKAEETLNDSALENKSLQENEEEEIGNLELAWDMLDLAKIIFKRQDTKEAQLYAAQAHLKLGEVSVESENYLQAVEEFQACLNLQEQYLEAHDRLLAETHYQLGLAYGYNSQYDEAVAQFSRSIEVIEKRMAVLNEQMKEAEGSPSEYEKEIEELKELLPEIREKIEDAKESQHSGNVAELALKATLVESSTSGFTPSGGSSSVSMIASRKPTDGASSSNCVTDISHLVRKKRKPEEESPRKDDAKKAKQEPEVNGGSGDTISSGTEVSENMEEEAENKAESRAAVEGTVEAGATVESTAC, encoded by the exons aattgaagAAGATGCCCCTGCTCCTTCCACTTCTGCAGATAAAGTGGAGAG TCTGGATGTGGATAGTGAAGCTAAGAAACTATTGGGATTAGGACAGAAACATCTGGTAATGGGTGATATTCCTGCAGCTGTCAATGCCTTCCAGGAAGCAGCTAGTCTTTT AGGTAAGAAGTATGGAGAGACAGCTAATGAATGTGGAGAAGCCTTCTTTTTTTATGGGAAATCGCTTTTGGAGTTGGCAAG AATGGAGAATGGTGTATTGGGAAATGCCCTGGAAGGTGTGCAtgtggaagaggaggaaggagaaaaaacagaagaagaatcTCTGGTAGAAAATAATGATAACATAGATG AGGAAGCAAGGGAAGAGTTGAGAGAACAGGTTTATGACGCCATGGGAGAAAAAGAAGCCCCAAAAACAGAAGACAAGTCTCTGGTAAAGCctgaaatggataaagaacaggAAACTGAAATGGAGAAGGGTGCAAGAGAAGATATGGATATTGGTGAGCCTGCAGAGGAACTACAGGAGAAAGTTAAATCAGCTCCAGATCAGTTAACTGAAACCACTGAAGAGGGAAAAGGAGCAGCGGCACCAGAAGGATTGAGTGAAGCTGAAGTCATTTCTAAGAAGCCAGATCAGGAAATACCGGGTGCTGAGGAAGGAAAATCAGTTTCTGAAACTGACGTCCAAGAAGAGTGCAGAGAAAGAGGGGGTCAGGGAGAAGTAATTGTGAGCATAGAGGAGAAACCAAAAGAAGCTTTGAAAGAACAACCTGTTGTGACTCTAGAAAAGCAGGGCACTCCAGTGGAGATAGAAGCAGTCAAGCCAGTGGATATGGGTGGGGATGAGCCAAAGGAGCAGGTAGCTGCCTCTGAAAGTGAACCAGGAAAGGCCATTCTTGAGCAGTTGGTGGGGCAAGAATTGCCTTCTGCCGAAGAGTCACCGGAGGTGACAACACAGGCTGCAGATGCCTCAGCTGCAGAAGCCGGATCAGAAGTCtctgagaagcctggcgggcagGATACAGTTCTGCCTCAGGATGGTGCAGTCAATGGACTGTCAGCTGCAGGGGATCACGCCTCCACTAAACTGCAGACTACTGCAGAAGGACTGATAGGAACAAAAGATGGCTCAGGACTAGAGAAGGTCAGGGCAGAGTTGGTTCCTAGCCAGGAGACTAAGCTGGCTGTAGAAGAGTCTGAGGCAGCCGGAGATGGGGTGGAGACTGAGGTGCCCCAGGGGGCTACTGAGCACTCCCCTGAAGACAAAGTTAAGATAGCTGCTAATGAAGAAGCACAAGACAAAGAAGAACAGATGAAAGAGGGTGAAG AAACCGAGGGCTCAGAAGAGGaggataaagaaaatgacaaGGCTGAAGAAACACTAAATGATTCAGCTCTTGAAAACAAG TCCcttcaagaaaatgaagaggaggagaTTGGGAACCTAGAGCTTGCCTGGGATATGCTGGATTTAGcaaagatcatttttaaaag GCAAGACACGAAGGAGGCTCAGCTTTATGCTGCACAGGCACATCTTAAACTTGGAGAAGTTAGTGTTGAATCTG AGAATTACCTCCAAGCTGTGGAGGAGTTCCAGGCTTGCCTAAACCTGCAGGAACAGTATCTGGAAGCCCATGATCGGCTCCTTGCAGAGACTCACTACCAGCTGGGCTTGGCCTACGGGTACAACTCTCAGTATGATGAAGCAGTGGCTCAGTTCAGCAGATCTATTGAAGTTATTGAGAAGAGAATGG CTGTACTAAATGAGCAGATGAAGGAGGCTGAAGGATCACCTTCTGAATATGAGAAAGAAATTGAGGAGCTGAAGGAGCTGCTCCCTGAAATTAGAGAGAAGATAGAAGATGCAAAGGAGTCCCAGCATAGTGGGAATGTAGCTGAACTGGCTCTGAAAGCAACTCTG GTGGAGAGCTCTACTTCAGGTTTCACTCCTAGTGGCGGAAGCTCTTCAGTTTCCATG ATTGCCAGTAGAAAGCCAACAGATGGTGCTTCCTCATCAAATTGTGTTACTGATATTTCCCACCTTGTCAGAAAGAAG aGGAAACCAGAGGAAGAGAGCCCCCGGAAAGATGATGCAAAGAAAGCCAAACAAGAGCCGGAGGTGAATGGAGGCAGTGGGGACACAATTTCCAGTGGAACCGAAGTTTCCGAAAacatggaggaggag GCTGAGAATAAAGCTGAAAGCCGGGCAGCAGTGGAGGGGACAGTGGAGGCCGGAGCTACAGTTGAAAGCACTGCATGTTAA
- the NASP gene encoding nuclear autoantigenic sperm protein isoform X1 — protein sequence MAAESTATAAITAELVSADKIEEDAPAPSTSADKVESLDVDSEAKKLLGLGQKHLVMGDIPAAVNAFQEAASLLGKKYGETANECGEAFFFYGKSLLELARMENGVLGNALEGVHVEEEEGEKTEEESLVENNDNIDEEAREELREQVYDAMGEKEAPKTEDKSLVKPEMDKEQETEMEKGAREDMDIGEPAEELQEKVKSAPDQLTETTEEGKGAAAPEGLSEAEVISKKPDQEIPGAEEGKSVSETDVQEECRERGGQGEVIVSIEEKPKEALKEQPVVTLEKQGTPVEIEAVKPVDMGGDEPKEQVAASESEPGKAILEQLVGQELPSAEESPEVTTQAADASAAEAGSEVSEKPGGQDTVLPQDGAVNGLSAAGDHASTKLQTTAEGLIGTKDGSGLEKVRAELVPSQETKLAVEESEAAGDGVETEVPQGATEHSPEDKVKIAANEEAQDKEEQMKEGEETEGSEEEDKENDKAEETLNDSALENKSLQENEEEEIGNLELAWDMLDLAKIIFKRQDTKEAQLYAAQAHLKLGEVSVESENYLQAVEEFQACLNLQEQYLEAHDRLLAETHYQLGLAYGYNSQYDEAVAQFSRSIEVIEKRMAVLNEQMKEAEGSPSEYEKEIEELKELLPEIREKIEDAKESQHSGNVAELALKATLVESSTSGFTPSGGSSSVSMVGIQIASRKPTDGASSSNCVTDISHLVRKKRKPEEESPRKDDAKKAKQEPEVNGGSGDTISSGTEVSENMEEEAENKAESRAAVEGTVEAGATVESTAC from the exons aattgaagAAGATGCCCCTGCTCCTTCCACTTCTGCAGATAAAGTGGAGAG TCTGGATGTGGATAGTGAAGCTAAGAAACTATTGGGATTAGGACAGAAACATCTGGTAATGGGTGATATTCCTGCAGCTGTCAATGCCTTCCAGGAAGCAGCTAGTCTTTT AGGTAAGAAGTATGGAGAGACAGCTAATGAATGTGGAGAAGCCTTCTTTTTTTATGGGAAATCGCTTTTGGAGTTGGCAAG AATGGAGAATGGTGTATTGGGAAATGCCCTGGAAGGTGTGCAtgtggaagaggaggaaggagaaaaaacagaagaagaatcTCTGGTAGAAAATAATGATAACATAGATG AGGAAGCAAGGGAAGAGTTGAGAGAACAGGTTTATGACGCCATGGGAGAAAAAGAAGCCCCAAAAACAGAAGACAAGTCTCTGGTAAAGCctgaaatggataaagaacaggAAACTGAAATGGAGAAGGGTGCAAGAGAAGATATGGATATTGGTGAGCCTGCAGAGGAACTACAGGAGAAAGTTAAATCAGCTCCAGATCAGTTAACTGAAACCACTGAAGAGGGAAAAGGAGCAGCGGCACCAGAAGGATTGAGTGAAGCTGAAGTCATTTCTAAGAAGCCAGATCAGGAAATACCGGGTGCTGAGGAAGGAAAATCAGTTTCTGAAACTGACGTCCAAGAAGAGTGCAGAGAAAGAGGGGGTCAGGGAGAAGTAATTGTGAGCATAGAGGAGAAACCAAAAGAAGCTTTGAAAGAACAACCTGTTGTGACTCTAGAAAAGCAGGGCACTCCAGTGGAGATAGAAGCAGTCAAGCCAGTGGATATGGGTGGGGATGAGCCAAAGGAGCAGGTAGCTGCCTCTGAAAGTGAACCAGGAAAGGCCATTCTTGAGCAGTTGGTGGGGCAAGAATTGCCTTCTGCCGAAGAGTCACCGGAGGTGACAACACAGGCTGCAGATGCCTCAGCTGCAGAAGCCGGATCAGAAGTCtctgagaagcctggcgggcagGATACAGTTCTGCCTCAGGATGGTGCAGTCAATGGACTGTCAGCTGCAGGGGATCACGCCTCCACTAAACTGCAGACTACTGCAGAAGGACTGATAGGAACAAAAGATGGCTCAGGACTAGAGAAGGTCAGGGCAGAGTTGGTTCCTAGCCAGGAGACTAAGCTGGCTGTAGAAGAGTCTGAGGCAGCCGGAGATGGGGTGGAGACTGAGGTGCCCCAGGGGGCTACTGAGCACTCCCCTGAAGACAAAGTTAAGATAGCTGCTAATGAAGAAGCACAAGACAAAGAAGAACAGATGAAAGAGGGTGAAG AAACCGAGGGCTCAGAAGAGGaggataaagaaaatgacaaGGCTGAAGAAACACTAAATGATTCAGCTCTTGAAAACAAG TCCcttcaagaaaatgaagaggaggagaTTGGGAACCTAGAGCTTGCCTGGGATATGCTGGATTTAGcaaagatcatttttaaaag GCAAGACACGAAGGAGGCTCAGCTTTATGCTGCACAGGCACATCTTAAACTTGGAGAAGTTAGTGTTGAATCTG AGAATTACCTCCAAGCTGTGGAGGAGTTCCAGGCTTGCCTAAACCTGCAGGAACAGTATCTGGAAGCCCATGATCGGCTCCTTGCAGAGACTCACTACCAGCTGGGCTTGGCCTACGGGTACAACTCTCAGTATGATGAAGCAGTGGCTCAGTTCAGCAGATCTATTGAAGTTATTGAGAAGAGAATGG CTGTACTAAATGAGCAGATGAAGGAGGCTGAAGGATCACCTTCTGAATATGAGAAAGAAATTGAGGAGCTGAAGGAGCTGCTCCCTGAAATTAGAGAGAAGATAGAAGATGCAAAGGAGTCCCAGCATAGTGGGAATGTAGCTGAACTGGCTCTGAAAGCAACTCTG GTGGAGAGCTCTACTTCAGGTTTCACTCCTAGTGGCGGAAGCTCTTCAGTTTCCATGGTGGGTATTCAG ATTGCCAGTAGAAAGCCAACAGATGGTGCTTCCTCATCAAATTGTGTTACTGATATTTCCCACCTTGTCAGAAAGAAG aGGAAACCAGAGGAAGAGAGCCCCCGGAAAGATGATGCAAAGAAAGCCAAACAAGAGCCGGAGGTGAATGGAGGCAGTGGGGACACAATTTCCAGTGGAACCGAAGTTTCCGAAAacatggaggaggag GCTGAGAATAAAGCTGAAAGCCGGGCAGCAGTGGAGGGGACAGTGGAGGCCGGAGCTACAGTTGAAAGCACTGCATGTTAA
- the NASP gene encoding nuclear autoantigenic sperm protein isoform X3, with amino-acid sequence MAAESTATAAITAELVSADKIEEDAPAPSTSADKVESLDVDSEAKKLLGLGQKHLVMGDIPAAVNAFQEAASLLGKKYGETANECGEAFFFYGKSLLELARMENGVLGNALEGVHVEEEEGEKTEEESLVENNDNIDETEGSEEEDKENDKAEETLNDSALENKSLQENEEEEIGNLELAWDMLDLAKIIFKRQDTKEAQLYAAQAHLKLGEVSVESENYLQAVEEFQACLNLQEQYLEAHDRLLAETHYQLGLAYGYNSQYDEAVAQFSRSIEVIEKRMAVLNEQMKEAEGSPSEYEKEIEELKELLPEIREKIEDAKESQHSGNVAELALKATLVESSTSGFTPSGGSSSVSMIASRKPTDGASSSNCVTDISHLVRKKRKPEEESPRKDDAKKAKQEPEVNGGSGDTISSGTEVSENMEEEAENKAESRAAVEGTVEAGATVESTAC; translated from the exons aattgaagAAGATGCCCCTGCTCCTTCCACTTCTGCAGATAAAGTGGAGAG TCTGGATGTGGATAGTGAAGCTAAGAAACTATTGGGATTAGGACAGAAACATCTGGTAATGGGTGATATTCCTGCAGCTGTCAATGCCTTCCAGGAAGCAGCTAGTCTTTT AGGTAAGAAGTATGGAGAGACAGCTAATGAATGTGGAGAAGCCTTCTTTTTTTATGGGAAATCGCTTTTGGAGTTGGCAAG AATGGAGAATGGTGTATTGGGAAATGCCCTGGAAGGTGTGCAtgtggaagaggaggaaggagaaaaaacagaagaagaatcTCTGGTAGAAAATAATGATAACATAGATG AAACCGAGGGCTCAGAAGAGGaggataaagaaaatgacaaGGCTGAAGAAACACTAAATGATTCAGCTCTTGAAAACAAG TCCcttcaagaaaatgaagaggaggagaTTGGGAACCTAGAGCTTGCCTGGGATATGCTGGATTTAGcaaagatcatttttaaaag GCAAGACACGAAGGAGGCTCAGCTTTATGCTGCACAGGCACATCTTAAACTTGGAGAAGTTAGTGTTGAATCTG AGAATTACCTCCAAGCTGTGGAGGAGTTCCAGGCTTGCCTAAACCTGCAGGAACAGTATCTGGAAGCCCATGATCGGCTCCTTGCAGAGACTCACTACCAGCTGGGCTTGGCCTACGGGTACAACTCTCAGTATGATGAAGCAGTGGCTCAGTTCAGCAGATCTATTGAAGTTATTGAGAAGAGAATGG CTGTACTAAATGAGCAGATGAAGGAGGCTGAAGGATCACCTTCTGAATATGAGAAAGAAATTGAGGAGCTGAAGGAGCTGCTCCCTGAAATTAGAGAGAAGATAGAAGATGCAAAGGAGTCCCAGCATAGTGGGAATGTAGCTGAACTGGCTCTGAAAGCAACTCTG GTGGAGAGCTCTACTTCAGGTTTCACTCCTAGTGGCGGAAGCTCTTCAGTTTCCATG ATTGCCAGTAGAAAGCCAACAGATGGTGCTTCCTCATCAAATTGTGTTACTGATATTTCCCACCTTGTCAGAAAGAAG aGGAAACCAGAGGAAGAGAGCCCCCGGAAAGATGATGCAAAGAAAGCCAAACAAGAGCCGGAGGTGAATGGAGGCAGTGGGGACACAATTTCCAGTGGAACCGAAGTTTCCGAAAacatggaggaggag GCTGAGAATAAAGCTGAAAGCCGGGCAGCAGTGGAGGGGACAGTGGAGGCCGGAGCTACAGTTGAAAGCACTGCATGTTAA